One Malassezia restricta chromosome III, complete sequence DNA segment encodes these proteins:
- a CDS encoding voltage-dependent calcium channel, with translation MPGFPISPGRPADLGISLGTDDRHVGPDRPGSGLSHTESVDVTQPRAWANTSTDSLNMYHFPPDGDYFENASHNTEGQDTFVGNDARAWASTSTLPLDDDKSSLDIGLGDVFDTFHLSRSEINSESARISEGPNRWREYLPIEGLGESPPVNELPNGDEENMPSEKPKALKFVDMLQKVKESSKITLNQARKRRERRRERVDNNDDWLPMREPSNMSDDKEPSLSPLPVHMCLRGKSLTIFGPRHPWRVYLAKILSSWWIEPLLLLLIFINVVVLIVSSSRDIRFETRTRNVFSRAEEILLLVVFIAYTIEMIARIIVSGLVINPPSLDENVMREGGPEEELEYSNTYDVLYNMYLDALQSAHRFLHPYSKVERERAEAKLASIHPAEGMAPLDDMFISKVENGLDLNNGHQRWWDVLYYNIVSICLHLSRTITTDPKQLCNHAYLRQSWNRVDALAILCYWVAVGLEISGVEVTEKHHIFVFRALSVLRCARLLGLWEGTETILRSLKRVAPLLLRVLCFLVFAMVLFAVIGIQSFHGSYLRRCVWLGDYNNSPGVNYTLSQICGGSVDPNDRSKTISHLNDHGAYDPARKPNGFICPYGQVCMEQDMNPFNNVQSFDDVFHSLLQVAVIVSLNGWSDTMYDMVDADYYTAIIFFIIGIILLNFWLANLFVAVISHSFASLSAQTERSAFAARDFRQEQEGVQEASQEPRRRRNRLFTWYKRIRKYTQYIWLSLIIVGLAVQGSKASYEFEDQKKWREDVERYLVIPFDLEILVRFIFESMEGGPGQFFQGKRNVLDLFLAIITTIIQIPVVNNSSWYPWLTFFQLLRFYRVIAAIPRMKSLLLRVVGSMSALFNTIAFLVMTIFLAALMSVQLFRGDIEQSDDGTESDTFTWKQLFNGFLGVYQIFSSEGWKDLMFNVISSTRQYKQGVIAGMFIVGWFLFANLILLQLFVAVINENFRVAEGDKYKKQMENYLRRTEPPQESLVARLMQRLSPFRVPHEHNTLSHRLEGPVLDDARQHADTSKANYVEERPLRSMFMQLVTPDHAGLAFGTLRRVLRLDKPHEHARLEALRRQSSGGKQSQTMDELEDMINNQQDIRALGSEHVRIMRTDLGLVNQEEGQEFLKDYVTRNELDPRIRMARLMAEHPSYDRSWFIFSNRNPIRRFCQSLTRTSHGERVFGRPMSKFRNHIFQAIVFGAIIGSVVLAGIATPAYRKKYMAEHRSVFYAWYAVIEVSLSLIFVLEFFIKTIADGFIFTPNAYLYNMWNLLDLFVLISLLINVISELIVPGGVSHFTRALKAFRALRLINVSSLMRDTFHAVMIAGAGYILDASILALLYIIPYAVWGQNLFAGLMYSCTDTSDSIVTKLDCHGEYRSQPLNWSYLAPRAWTNPTEGSMYSFDDFKSALLILFEIVSLEGWIDVMQRAMSIRGRDMQPRADAAQHNAIFFLVYNLIGAVSVLTLFVSVIIENFQRYSGAAYLTTEQRQWLDMKRQLQRQGPSKRPRIPSSNPFIRWCFQVSTRKRGWWSRFMGLLYFIVLILLMTQSAHDTWTTERGRAIAYVVLGFVFVCDIIIRLLGLGFTSFRRSYWNWYDVIIMGGVIGTSLSHVLMPSASHAHAQLQKLFVTAITLKLIQRSDSLDLLFKTAVGSVPAIIALFLLWLTMFLVWGIMLVEVFGLTKWGINESHAKNLSSLWQTLIFLSMTSTGEGWNQYMHDYAVQPPMCTPSKNYLESDCGSIAWSYFLFISWNIISMFIFLNMFTGTVVENFSYVYHLQGSSALSRDQMRIYKDIWSQFDPQGHGYISQQHIIPFLSRLTGMFEVRLYPSDLSVSSLLDHSRVSSPMYKKSASTSSLRLGRRSPRSSRSPRSPRSPRSPRTPQSPRSPNLAHSDMLEPVNATDGMISFHDASSTEDVQSTSRIVSGIDLDALSEALDSANVQELRMRRQRLNRMYYEAILADKGKGVSFSTMLFILAYYKMCGSPVNMEVSEFIERRELMNKIDSRINLERVRGLLRGVYLRRRFLAVRAERERQSVMHLFSSDQSRGFPSITVERPISEAHQHDRQRPNIRVETNLSDSSPLYGDALHMPSPRSPSGYVSSDDGDSGNASDVQVSPLSVAVPRRRLSFQNYDENPFEDARSHNANISSSHLHAPLEMDTWTQIMHRLSTSTHDDSEDHMHHNT, from the coding sequence ATGCCAGGTTTCCCGATAAGCCCAGGGCGACCAGCTGATCTGGGCATTTCCCTTGGGACTGACGATCGGCATGTGGGGCCGGATAGACCAGGATCAGGTTTATCACACACTGAAAGTGTCGATGTGACCCAACCCCGAGCTTGGGCAAATACCAGCACAGACTCTTTGAACATGTATCATTTCCCGCCAGATGGGGATTATTTTGAGAACGCTTCCCATAATACAGAGGGACAAGATACTTTTGTTGGAAATgacgcacgagcttggGCCAGTACGAGCACCTTGCCATTGGATGATGATAAGTCGTCACTCGACATCGGTCTAGGAGATGTCTTCGATACCTTTCACTTATCACGCAGTGAAATCAACAGTGAATCTGCTCGAATATCAGAAGGTCCTAATCGATGGCGGGAATACCTGCCTATTGAAGGGCTTGGTGAGTCTCCCCCTGTGAATGAACTACCAAATGGCGATGAAGAAAATATGCCTTCGGAGAAGCCTAAAGCACTGAAATTTGTCGATATGCTACAAAAGGTAAAGGAATCATCAAAAATCACATTAAATCAAGCTCGGAAacgtcgcgagcgacgccgTGAGCGTGTGGACAATAACGATGATTGGCTTCCTATGCGAGAGCCTTCCAATATGTCGGATGACAAAGAGCCATCTCTGTCACCTCTGCCCGTTCACATGTGTCTTCGTGGAAAATCACTGACGATTTTCGGGCCAAGGCATCCGTGGCGTGTATATCTTGCCAAAATACTGTCTTCCTGGTGGATCGAGCCTTTACTTTTGCTTCTCATATTTATCAACGTTGTTGTACTTATTGTTTCATCTAGTCGCGATATTCGCTTCGAAACGCGCACGAGGAATGTTTTTTCAAGGGCCGAGGAAATTTTGTTACTTGTGGTATTCATTGCATATACAATTGAAATGATTGCACGTATTATCGTTTCTGGCCTCGTAATCAACCCTCCATCCTTGGATGAGAACGTCATGCGAGAAGGTGGCCCTGAGGAGGAGCTCGAGTATTCGAACACATACGACGTGCTTTACAATATGTATCTTGACGCGCTGCAGAGCGCACACCGCTTCTTACATCCATACAGCAAGGTCGAAAGAGAACGCGCGGAGGCCAAGCTTGCTTCTATCCATCCTGCTGAAGGCATGGCACCTTTGGACGACATGTTCATTTCCAAGGTGGAAAATGGACTCGATTTAAATAATGGCCATCAACGTTGGTGGGATGTGTTGTATTACAATATCGTTTCAATATGTCTACATCTCTCGCGCACTATCACAACAGATCCGAAGCAATTGTGCAACCATGCTTACTTACGCCAGAGCTGGAATCGAGTGGATGCATTGGCGATACTTTGCTATTGGGTCGCCGTCGGTTTGGAAATCTCTGGCGTGGAAGTGACTGAGAAGCATCACATATTTGTGTTTCGAGCCCTCAGTGTTCTACGGTGCGCTCGACTCTTGGGACTATGGGAAGGCACAGAAACGATTCTTCGATCGCTCAAGCGTGTAGCCCCGCTCTTGTTGCGTGTACTTTGCTTTCTCGTGTTTGCCATGGTTCTTTTCGCCGTGATCGGCATTCAGAGTTTCCATGGCTCGTATCTTCGTCGTTGCGTCTGGCTTGGCGACTACAACAATAGTCCTGGCGTGAATTACACACTATCACAGATATGCGGTGGCAGTGTGGACCCGAATGACCGGTCTAAGACCATCAGTCACTTGAATGACCATGGTGCCTATGATCCCGCCAGAAAGCCTAATGGATTTATTTGTCCATATGGGCAAGTGTGTATGGAGCAAGACATGAATCCTTTTAACAATGTACAGAGCTTTGATGATGTGTTTCATTCGCTTTTGCAAGTGGCCGTCATTGTTTCCCTAAATGGCTGGTCGGATACTATGTACGATATGGTGGATGCCGATTACTATACCGCGATCATATTTTTCATCATCGGTATCATTCTACTCAATTTCTGGCTTGCTAATTTATTCGTTGCCGTCATTTCGCATTCATTCGCCTCACTCAGTGCGCAGACCGAGCGAAGCGCATTTGCCGCTCGCGATTTTCGACAAGAGCAGGAAGGGGTCCAGGAAGCATCTCAAGAaccacgacgacgacgtaATCGCCTGTTTACATGGTATAAAAGGATTCGGAAATACACGCAGTATATTTGGCTTTCTTTGATTATTGTGGGATTGGCTGTCCAAGGTAGCAAGGCATCCTATGAATTTGAAGACCAAAAGAAGTGGCGCGAAGATGTCGAGCGTTATCTTGTCATTCCTTTTGACCTCGAAATCCTCGTCCGATTCATTTTTGAATCTATGGAAGGTGGTCCAGGTCAGTTTTTCCAGGGTAAACGCAATGTGCTGGACCTGTTTTTGGCTATTATCACGACTATCATCCAAATCCCCGTCGTGAATAATTCATCATGGTATCCATGGCTCACTTTTTTTCAATTGCTGCGTTTTTATCGAGTGATTGCAGCTATTCCTCGCATGAAGAGTTTGTTACTGCGTGTGGTCGGCTCTATGTCGGCTCTCTTTAACACTATTGCTTTTCTGGTCATGACCATTTTTCTTGCCGCACTTATGAGTGTACAGCTTTTTCGTGGTGACATCGAACAAAGTGATGATGGCACTGAGTCGGACACTTTTACTTGGAAACAACTGTTTAACGGTTTTCTAGGTGTATACCAGATATTTTCTTCGGAGGGCTGGAAAGATTTAATGTTCAATGTGATCAGTTCTACCAGGCAATACAAGCAAGGCGTAATCGCTGGTATGTTTATCGTGGGATGGTTTCTCTTCGCAAACCTGATTTTGCTTCAGCTTTTTGTTGCTGTTATCAATGAAAACTTTCGAGTGGCTGAGGGGGATAAGTACAAGAAGCAAATGGAAAATTACCTTCGCCGGACTGAGCCACCGCAAGAGTCGCTTGTTGCTCGCTTAATGCAACGGCTTAGTCCATTCCGTGTACCACATGAGCACAACACTTTATCGCATCGCTTGGAAGGGCCTGTCCTCGATGAtgctcggcagcatgcAGACACGAGCAAGGCGAACTATGTGGAAGAGCGGCCATTACGAAGCATGTTCATGCAACTTGTCACACCAGATCACGCTGGTCTAGCATTCGGCACATTGCGACGTGTTCTACGACTCGATAAGCCACATGAgcacgcgcgactcgaGGCCCTGCGGAGACAATCTAGTGGCGGCAAGCAATCACAGACTATGGACGAACTAGAGGATATGATCAACAACCAGCAGGATATACGCGCGTTGGGTTCTGAACACGTCAGGATTATGCGTACTGATCTAGGTTTGGTCAACCAGGAAGAAGGCCAGGAATTCCTGAAAGACTATGTTACGCGTAATGAGCTAGATCCTCGCATTCGTATGGCACGTCTCATGGCTGAACATCCGTCATACGATCGGTCTTGGTTCATTTTCTCAAACCGGAACCCTATTCGTCGCTTCTGCCAAAGTCTCACGCGTACATCTCATGGTGAGCGTGTGTTTGGTCGACCCATGTCCAAATTCCGCAATCATATCTTCCAGGCGATAGTATTTGGAGCGATTATTGGATCAGTTGTCCTGGCCGGAATCGCAACGCCAGCGTACCGAAAAAAGTACATGGCTGAACACCGTTCTGTCTTTTATGCTTGGTACGCAGTGATTGAAGTCAGTCTTTCACTCATTTTCGTGCTTGAGTTTTTCATCAAGACTATTGCGGATGGCTTCATTTTCACGCCCAATGCATACCTGTACAATATGTGGAACCTACTAGATCTGTTTGTGCTCATTTCACTACTTATCAACGTCATTAGTGAATTGATCGTACCAGGGGGCGTGTCGCACTTTACTCGTGCACTCAAGGCTTTCCGCGCGCTCCGCCTAATTAATGTCAGCTCACTAATGCGTGATACGTTCCATGCCGTGATGATTGCGGGGGCTGGTTATATTCTGGATGCATCTATTCTCGCTTTACTGTACATCATCCCTTATGCCGTTTGGGGTCAAAATTTATTTGCTGGACTCATGTACTCATGCACTGATACTAGTGACAGCATTGTGACCAAACTTGATTGTCATGGTGAATACCGTTCTCAGCCGCTCAACTGGTCTTATcttgcgcctcgtgcatgGACGAATCCAACAGAAGGCAGCATGTACTCATTTGATGATTTTAAGAGTGCTTTGCTGATCCTTTTTGAGATTGTGTCGCTAGAAGGCTGGATCGATGTTATGCAAAGAGCCATGAGCATAAGGGGCCGTGACATGCAACCCCGAGCtgatgctgcgcagcatAATGCCATTTTCTTCCTTGTGTACAACTTGATTGGGGCTGTGAGTGTATTGACACTCTTCGTCTCGGTGATTATCGAAAACTTCCAGCGATATTCTGGCGCTGCGTACTTGACCACTGAACAACGCCAATGGCTCGATATGAAGCGGCAACTTCAGCGCCAGGGTCCATCTAAGCGGCCTCGAATACCCTCTTCAAACCCATTTATTCGCTGGTGCTTTCAAGTTTCGACACGAAAGCGTGGCTGGTGGTCCCGATTCATGGGTCTCTTGTATTTTATTGTACTTATTTTGCTTATGACTCAGTCCGCTCATGATACATGGACTACGGAACGAGGCCGCGCTATCGCCTATGTGGTCTTGGGATTTGTATTTGTATGTGACATCATTATACGTCTCCTTGGTTTGGGTTTCACAAGCTTCCGACGCAGTTATTGGAACTGGTATGACGTGATTATTATGGGCGGTGTAATTGGCACGAGTCTTTCCCATGTTTTGATGCCGTCTGCCTCtcacgcacatgcacaGCTGCAAAAGTTGTTTGTCACAGCCATTACGCTCAAGTTAATCCAACGGAGCGATTCGCTGGACCTACTATTCAAGACAGCAGTGGGATCTGTCCCTGCTATCATTGCCTTGTTTCTATTGTGGCTCACCATGTTTCTCGTGTGGGGTATTATGTTAGTGGAAGTGTTTGGTCTGACGAAATGGGGTATAAACGAATCCCACGCTAAGAATCTCAGCTCATTGTGGCAGACACTCATTTTTTTATCGATGACGTCAACGGGCGAAGGATGGAATCAGTACATGCATGATTATGCTGTCCAGCCGCCCATGTGCACGCCGTCGAAAAATTATTTGGAATCTGATTGTGGCAGCATTGCCTGGTCGTATTTCTTGTTTATTTCGTGGAACATTATTTCCATGTTCATTTTCCTCAACATGTTCACAGGTACAGTGGTTGAAAACTTCTCGTACGTGTATCATCTTCAAGGCAGCAGCGCTTTGTCTCGGGACCAAATGCGTATTTATAAGGACATTTGGAGCCAATTCGATCCTCAGGGCCATGGATACATTTCTCAGCAGCACATTATACCATTTTTGTCGCGTCTCACTGGAATGTTTGAAGTCAGATTATACCCTTCTGATTTAAGCGTCTCATCACTGCTAGACCATTCACGTGTTTCTTCGCCTATGTACAAGAAGTCTGCATCTACGTCCTCTCTGCGTTTAGGTCGCCGCTCACCAAGATCGTCAAGGTCTCCCAGGTCTCCACGATCTCCACGATCTCCACGGACGCCCCAGTCTCCCCGATCACCCAATCTGGCTCATTCTGATATGCTCGAGCCGGTGAACGCGACTGACGGCATGATATCGTTCCATGATGCATCATCGACCGAAGACGTACAATCGACGAGTCGAATTGTCAGCGGTATTGATTTGGATGCTCTCAGCGAAGCATTGGACTCCGCCAACGTGCAAGagctgcgcatgcgacgtCAGCGCTTGAATCGGATGTATTATGAAGCGATTTTGGCCGACAAGGGAAAAGGCGTTTCTTTTTCGACCATGCTTTTTATCTTGGCCTACTACAAGATGTGTGGCTCTCCTGTAAATATGGAAGTGTCGGAGTTTATTGAGCGGCGAGAACTTATGAACAAAATTGACTCGCGCATCAACTTGGAGCGTGTCCGAGGACTGCTTCGTGGTGTTTatcttcgtcgtcgcttTCTTGCCGTGCGTGCGGAGCGTGAGCGTCAGAGTGTAATGCATCTCTTTTCAAGCGATCAGTCTCGTGGTTTCCCCTCTATTACTGTTGAGCGGCCTATTTCTGAAGCTCACCAGCATGACCGACAACGTCCCAATATCCGAGTTGAGACAAATCTTTCAGATTCGTCTCCATTATATGGTGACGCTTTACACATGCCCTCACCGCGTTCACCAAGTGGATATGTCAGCAGCGATGATGGCGACTCAGGCAATGCAAGCGATGTGCAGGTCTCACCTTTATCTGTCGCGGTTCCTCGGCGTCGTCTATCGTTTCAAAACTATGATGAAAATCCATTCGAAGATGCACGCTCTCACAACGCCAATATATCATCATCACATCTTCACGCTCCTCTCGAAATGGACACATGGACACAAATCATGCACCGTCTTTCGACCAGTACCCACGACGACTCTGAAGATCATATGCATCACAACACATAG
- a CDS encoding mitochondrial chaperone BCS1, whose protein sequence is MSMALSSLASQAQPTSHSPDVPDTFLGSILHGNPIFSAGFGLMVMGGALAYGRSALRWGASAAQRRMLVSLEIPSKDRAHPWFLHWMGAQAAAQALRRKANHGHLPRESILEFLGLTRPRVYSDENTNNPLRAATGEVVSPVRIVSRELAVDTQYDETTTPGVPGGSDRGQATFSLVPGPGTHWFRYKGVWMRLQRERNGKLVDLSTGAPWETVTLTTLSSYEHLFSQLLLEARQLALSSTYGKTIIYTSWGVEWRPFGHPRRVRELGSVVLPEGKKEEIVNDVHRFLSRGTWYAKRGIPYRRGYLLHGAPGSGKTSFITALAGSLDFNICLLNLAERGMTDDKLNYLMSNAPERSILLLEDIDAAFLGRGPHSPERHADGYQPNVTFSGLLNALDGVASGESRIIFMTTNHLERLDPALIRPGRVDMICELGDADAKQVRELLTHFYQSDLVDMRVDAIRRANGINPEEMTRAMQPPDMSAPYYQKAIREAAQELSVVADTLVTYVDEVTKRRRHALGLDASGYDPGSNRTLDRRAARGGVSMAELQGLFIRYPDDPHVAVDAWAVEQGLKEL, encoded by the coding sequence ATGTCTATGGCTCTGAGTTCTCTGGCGTCACAGGCGCAGCCCACGTCGCATAGTCCGGACGTGCCGGATACTTTTCTTGGATCCATTCTGCATGGTAATCCCATCTTTTCAGCAGGTTTCGGACTAATGGTGATGGGCGGCGCACTGGCCTACGGTCGATCTGCGCTTCGTTGGGGTGCTAGTGCTGCACAACGTCGCATGCTCGTCTCACTTGAAATTCCATCCAAAGACCGTGCGCATCCTTGGTTTTTGCACTGGATGGGGGCACAAGCTGCCGCCCAAGCGTTGAGACGCAAAGCAAATCACGGTCATCTGCCCAGAGAATCTATCCTTGAATTCCTAGGCCTAACACGTCCTAGGGTCTATTCGGATGAAAATACCAACAATCCCTTGCGTGCAGCTACAGGCGAAGTTGTGTCACCCGTACGAATTGTTTCGCGTGAGCTTGCTGTGGATACACAATATGATGAGACCACTACACCAGGCGTGCCTGGCGGCAGCGATCGTGGGCAGGCTACTTTTTCGCTCGTGCCTGGACCAGGAACACATTGGTTCCGATACAAAGGCGTATGGATGCGTCTTCAACGTGAGCGAAACGGCAAACTAGTGGATCTATCGACGGGAGCGCCCTGGGAGACGGTGACGCTGACCACCTTATCATCGTATGAGCACTTATTCTCTCAATTGCTATTAGAAGCCAGGCAATTAGCGCTATCTTCAACATATGGAAAAACGATCATTTACACAAGCTGGGGGGTTGAATGGCGCCCTTTCGGCCATCCTCGTCGTGTACGTGAACtcggcagcgtcgtgctACCAGAGGGAAAGAAGGAAGAGATTGTAAACGATGTTCACCGATTTCTCTCTCGCGGTACTTGGTATGCCAAAAGAGGTATACCATACCGCCGCGGATATCTCTTGCATGGTGCGCCGGGCTCAGGGAAGACGTCCTTTATTACAGCACTTGCTGGTAGCCTAGACTTTAATATTTGCCTTTTAAATCTGGCCGAGCGGGGCATGACAGATGACAAACTCAATTATCTCATGTCGAATGCTCCAGAGCGCAGTATACTGCTTCTTGAAGACATTGACGCAGCGTTCTTGGGACGTGGGCCGCATTCGCCAGAGCGCCACGCCGATGGATACCAACCTAACGTCACATTTTCAGGTTTGCTGAACGCATTGGATGGTGTAGCGTCAGGAGAGTCACGCATCATTTTTATGACAACGAATCATTTAGAGCGACTCGACCCGGCGCTTATTCGACCGGGGCGTGTTGATATGATTTGCGAATTGGGCGATGCCGATGCCAAACAGGTTCGTGAACTTTTGACCCATTTTTACCAGAGTGACCTGGTGGATATGCGCGTTGATGCGATACGCCGTGCAAACGGTATCAATCCGGAAGAGATGAcacgcgcgatgcagccGCCTGACATGAGCGCACCTTACTACCAGAAAGCAATTCGCGAAGCTGCACAAGAGCTTTCGGTCGTGGCTGATACTCTTGTCACATATGTGGATGAGGTCACAAAacgtcggcgccatgcgttAGGCTTGGATGCATCTGGATATGATCCAGGATCTAATCGTACATTGGATCGGCGTGCAGCACGCGGTGGGGTGAGCATGGCAGAATTGCAAGGTCTTTTTATTCGGTACCCAGATGACCCGCATGTGGCTGTAGACGCTTGGGCCGTCGAACAGGGACTCAAAGAGCTATGA
- a CDS encoding tubulin gamma encodes MPRELITIQTGQCGNQIGSQFWEQLCREHGISRDGTLEEFATEGQAGDRKDVFFYQADDEHYIPRAILVDLEPRVINNIMTGPYKSLYNPENVYRNEAGGGAGNNWAQGYAAGEKAADELIEMVDREADGSESLEGFFLLHSIAGGTGSGMGSFLLERLNDAFPKKLIQTYSVFPNSEETSDVVVQPYNSVLTLKRLVNNADSVVVLDNAALSRIASDRLHLQNPSYHQTNQLVSTVMSTSTTTLRYPGYMNNDLCGILASLIPSPRAHFLMTSYTPFTSDNVDRGKATMKTTVLDVMRRLLQPKNRMVSITGASKTSCYMSVLNIIQGDVDPRDVHKSLLRIRERHLASFVPWGPASIQVALSRRSPYVASSHRVSGLMLANHTGIASMFKRTADQYDRLRKRNAFLDMYKREAMFSSDLSEFDEARETVTELMSEYRAAEKDDYITGAAVP; translated from the exons ATGCCGCGTGAGCTTATTACTATACAAACAGGACAATGCGGAAATCAAATCGGCTCACAGTTTTGGGAACAGCTATGTCGTGAGCATGGCATATCGAGGGATGGTACATTAGAAGAATTTGCGACCGAGGGTCAAGCTGGTGATCGCAAAGATGTATTCTTCTATCAGGCTGATGATGAGCACTATATACCGAGAGCGATCCTCGTGGATTTGGAACCAAGG GTCATCAACAATATCATGACAGGACCATACAAGTCCTTGTACAACCCAGAGAATGTATATCGTAATGAAgctggtggtggtgcagGCAATAATTGGGCTCAAGGATATGCAGCTGGTGAAAAAGCGGCAGATGAGTTGATTGAAATGGTCGACCGTGAAGCAGACGGAAGTGAAAGTCTTgag GGGTTTTTCCTGTTACATTCTATAGCAGGTGGAACAGGTTCCGGAATGGGATCATTCCTGCTGGAGCGTCTAAACGATGCATTTCCTAAAAAGCTGATTCAGACATACAGCGTTTTTCCAAACTCGGAAGAGACATCCGATGTGGTGGTTCAACCATACAATTCTGTGCTCACACTTAAGCGCCTTGTGAATAATGCGGACAGTGTAGTGGTGCTGGACAATGCTGCACTAAGCCGCATTGCAAGTGACCGATTGCACTTGCAAAACCCGAGTTACCACCAAACGAATCAACTCGTGAGCACAGTAATGAGCACCTCTACCACAACGCTGCGGTACCCAGGGTATATGAACAATGATTTATGTGGTATTCTTGCCTCACTCATACCCTCTCCGCGTGCCCATTTCCTCATGACGTCGTACACGCCCTTCACCTCAGATAATGTGGATCGTGGAAAGGCTACCATGAAAACGACTGTGCTTGATGTCATGCGCCGTCTTTTGCAGCCGAAAAACCGTATGGTTAGCATCACTGGTGCAAGCAAGACAAGCTGCTATATGTCTGTGCTGAATATTATCCAAGGCGATGTGGACCCTCGAGACGTGCATAAGAGTCTTTTACGCATTCGCGAACGGCACCTAGCTAGTTTTGTGCCCTGGGGTCCAGCAAGTATTCAAGTGGCATTGTCACGACGGAGCCCGTATGTGGCCAGCTCTCATCGTGTGAGTGGTCTTATGTTGGCGAATCATACTGGTATTGCAAGTATGTTCAAGCGCACAGCAGATCAATATGACAGGTTGCGCAAGCGAAATGCATTCTTGGACATGTACAAGCGCGAAGCCATGTTCTCTAGTGATTTGTCTGAGTttgacgaggcgcgcgaaACAGTGACTGAACTCATGAGCGAGTATCGCGCCGCTGAGAAAGACGATTATATAACAGGCGCCGCGGTGCCATAA